In one Lolium rigidum isolate FL_2022 chromosome 3, APGP_CSIRO_Lrig_0.1, whole genome shotgun sequence genomic region, the following are encoded:
- the LOC124703853 gene encoding uncharacterized protein At1g51745-like, with amino-acid sequence MGSVGGEDEFPAGVTGADAEVGALVWVRRRNGSWWPGRILGQDELPENCVVPPRSAGTPIKLLGRPDGSIDWYNLEKSRRVKAFRCGEYEECIEKAKLLARQQKRTYNEGKYVRREDAIMHALEIERSRFPDEDEDDMDDAMCASQNTYSAKSKNKRSSHVETDMYGIEETSAQGSSQASLFKLPQNISSSSTRYASSSKKKRKSSKKRQDDTGKGFRRMRDLIGSNTVPKQKSSAGSFSNGYQDLPLFESGPSFGYDLYSTDGINRSNQSHSLTKRKRSNIGQAYENSRHKDRQRPLSKLCEDSPLTVPSYWDPSRQSSVQYPGHKLSNVFESNRGGSALSENVNCSHSSGASSVETLADALYTNRSDDDEFLDAPLTMEEAVTAEGHLHTYGSCAAVKDEILKRSTQTTDYSKERIPSLHDNTSSKNRNIQTTPVSCNINKNLLVQQYEKTIKCKEQDEDVTGLEARAGSASLCKPTDLGNNTKFVLVPPDGGAGIMGQQYAESGPEHDESSETLSSQSYSEKVKAASPRCSVVKPTKSVRTDYKLYDVELAAEGTYKGHRAPLVSLMSQWNRKPVLGFPLPVVVLDDSCPVESRDNHHLARSNLNHLIKSEVAEPRQQRSSHASRSKHSGRKKVSEHDMDRSWRPHTKKSEAEHDVDKSWRPHTKKSEASPRKMRRLSSFASSRRESARRNTLVRKIGGSTIACIPVRLVFSRINEALSFPVRSGT; translated from the exons ATGGGAAGCGTCGGTGGAGAAGACGAGTTCCCCGCCGGGGTTACGGGGGCGGACGCGGAGGTGGGGGCGCTAGTCTGGGTGCGCCGCCGCAACGGATCCTGGTGGCCGGGCCGGATCCTCGGCCAGGACGAGCTCCCCGAGAACTGTGTCGTTCCGCCCCGCTCCGCCGGAACGCCCATCAAGCTCCTCGGCCGCCCCGACGGCAGCAT TGACTGGTATAATCTCGAGAAGTCTAGGCGTGTCAAGGCATTCCGGTGTGGGGAATATGAAGAGTGTATAGAAAAAGCAAAACTTTTAGCTCGCCAGCAAAAGAGGACATACAATGAAGGAAAGTATGTTCGCAGAGAGGATGCCATTATGCATGCCCTTGAAATCGAAAGATCTCGCTttccagatgaagatgaagatgacatGGATGATGCAATGTGTGCATCCCAGAACACCTATTCAGCAAAGTCTAAAAACAAAAGATCTTCTCATGTTGAAACAGATATGTATGGTATTGAAGAAACCTCAGCTCAAGGTTCATCTCAGGCCTCATTGTTCAAACTGCCACAAAATATATCCTCTTCAAGCACAAGGTATGCTTCATCATcaaagaagaaaaggaagtcATCAAAAAAACGTCAGGATGATACAGGTAAAGGATTCCGGCGCATGAGAGACCTTATTGGATCCAATACTGTTCCAAAGCAGAAGTCAAGTGCAGGTTCTTTTTCAAATGGGTATCAGGATCTACCTCTTTTTGAAAGTGGGCCAAGCTTTGGCTATGACTTGTATAGCACCGATGGAATAAACAGGAGTAATCAGTCTCATTCATTGACGAAAAGGAAACGATCCAATATTGGGCAAGCTTATGAAAATTCGAGGCATAAAGATAGGCAACGTCCTCTGTCTAAGTTATGTGAAGATTCACCCCTGACAGTTCCATCATATTGGGACCCGTCAAGGCAGTCTTCTGTCCAGTACCCTGGACACAAACTGTCCAATGTGTTCGAATCAAATAGGGGGGGATCTGCGTTGTCAGAGAATGTAAATTGTTCCCACAGCTCAGGCGCTTCAAGTGTCGAGACCTTAGCAGATGCATTATACACTAATCgctctgatgatgatgaattTCTTGATGCTCCCCTTACTATGGAGGAGGCTGTCACGGCTGAAG GCCATTTGCACACTTATGGATCTTGTGCAGCTGTGAAGGATGAGATCTTAAAACGCAGTACTCAGACCACTGACTATAGCAAAGAGCGCATACCCTCACTTCATGATAATACAAGTTCGAAGAACAGAAACATACAGACAACTCCAGTAAGCTGCAACATCAATAAGAATTTGCTGGTGCAACAGTACGAGAAGACAATAAAGTGCAAGGAACAAGACGAAGATGTTACTGGGTTGGAGGCAAGAGCGGGAAGTGCTTCTTTATGTAAGCCCACTGATCTGGGAAATAACACGAAATTTGTGCTAGTTCCTCCAGATGGTGGTGCTGGTATTATGGGGCAACAGTATGCTGAAAGCGGACCTGAGCATGATGAGTCATCTGAAACTCTAAGCAGCCAATCATACTCTGAGAAAGTTAAGGCAGCATCTCCAAGATGCTCCGTGGTAAAGCCAACCAAGAGTGTACGTACAGACTATAAACTTTATGATGTTGAGTTGGCAGCTGAAGGAACCTACAAGGGTCACCGTGCGCCTCTTGTTTCCCTCATGAGTCAATGGAATCGTAAACCTGTTCTGGGGTTCCCTTTACCTGTTGTGGTTTTGGATGATAGTTGTCCAGTGGAAAGTAGAGATAATCACCATCTGGCAAGAAGCAATCTTAACCACTTGATAAAGAGCGAAGTTGCAGAACCACGTCAGCAAAGATCATCACATGCATCTAGATCAAAACACAGTGGGCGCAAAAAGGTCTCGGAGCATGACATGGATAGGTCTTGGCGGCCACATACCAAGAAATCAGAAGCTGAGCATGACGTGGATAAGTCATGGCGGCCACATACCAAGAAATCAGAAGCTTCGCCAAGGAAAATGCGCAGGCTCTCATCTTTTGCCAGCAGTCGTAGAGAAAGTGCTAGAAGGAATACTTTAGTTCGGAAAATTGGTGGATCCACAATTGCCTGCATCCCGGTTCGACTTGTTTTCAGTCGGATCAATGAAGCATTAAGCTTTCCAGTGAGATCAGGAACCTGA